From Cryobacterium sp. GrIS_2_6:
GACGGTGTCCCTGAGTGCATACTGGCGCCCGCCCGTCCTCACCCTCGTGCTGCCGGCGGGTGTTCCCCTCGAGGTGTCTGCCGTCGCCCGCTCGGTCTTCCGGTAGAGGCGCACGCGGGGCTACTCTCTACAGTGAACCGGGAGGAACCGGGACGAACCGGGACGAAGGGGAACGAAGCGGGACGAACCGGGACGAACCGGAACGAACCGGGACGAACCGGGACGAACCGGGACGAACCGGGACGAACCGGGACGAACCGGGACGAACCGGGACGAACCGGAAGGAACTCGAAGGAACCCTAAGGAACCCGAAGGAACCCGAAGGAACCCGAAGGAACCGGGAGGCCCCATGTTCGCCGATCGCCGCGACGCCGGCCGCCTGCTCGCCGAGCTCGTCGCCGAGCTGAACCTCACCGACCCCGTCGTCTACGCGCTGCCCCGCGGCGGAGTGCCGGTCGCCCTCGAGGTCGCCCGGCGGCTGCACGCTCCCCTCGACCTGATCCTCGTGCGCAAGCTCGGTGCACCCGGATTCCCGGAGGTCGCGATGGGCGCCGTCGTGGACGGGGAAGACGCCCAGATGATCGTCAACGAGGACGTCTTCGTCGAGAGCGGGGCCGACGCCGCGGGACTCGGCCGGTCCAGGCGCCGGGAGCTCGCCGAGATCGAGCGGCGGCGGGCGGTCTATCTCGGAGACCGCCCCCGGTCGAACCCCGACGGTCGGGTCGTCGTGGTCGTCGACGACGGGCTCGCCGCGGGAGCGACCGCCAAGGCTGCCCTCGCCGCAGTGAAGCGCGCGGGCGCCGCGCGTATCGTCCTTGCGGTGCCCGTCGCCCCGGCCGATGCCCTGGAGGAGATGCGGGGACTCGCCGACGACGTGGTCGTGGTGCAGACCCCCGAGCAATTCTGGGCGATCGGACAGTTCTACGTCGACTTCCACCAGCTGTCCGATGAGGAAACGGTCACACTCCTGAAGGAGGCGTGGGCCGGGCCGTGAACCGTCCCGCCACCCGCTAGCCTCGAATTCGAGCGCGATCCGCGCGGCACGACATCGTGAACGAGACAGGGGCCCCCGCGTGACGGCGAAATCCGAACGGCTGGCCGGGGCCGGTGCCCAGCTCGCCACCGAGGTCAGCATCAACTACGGCTCCTCGCTCGCCGGACTCGCGATCCCGATCGTGGGTTCCCCCGTCGTCGTCGCGGCCAGGCAGATCGTAATGGCCTGCGCGCTCCTGCCGTTCTACCGACCGAAACTGTCCACCCTGACGTGGCGGCTGCTCTGGCCCGCGCTCCTGCTCGGACTCGATCTCGCCGTGATGAACCTCGCCTTCTACGAGGCGGTGCACCTGCTCGGGCTCGGCATCGCTGCGACGATCGAATTCCTGGGCCCATTCTCCCTCGCCCTGGTAACCTCGCGGCGACCGCTCGACTTCCTCTGCGCGACCACGGCGGCCGGGGGAGTCTTTCTGCTGACCTGGTCCTCCGGAGAGATCAACCTGCTCGGCCTGTTCTACGCTCTCGTCGCGGCGGCGGCGTGGGCCGGGTATATCATGCTGACCCGACGGGTTGCCCTGACCTTCCCCGGCCTCGAGGGCATCTCGATCGCGAGTGTCGTCAGCCTCACCCTGCTCGTGCCGTTTGCGCTTCTCACCGTCGACGACAGCCGGCTCGACTGGGGTGTGCTCGGTCTGCTGCTCGCGATCGGGGTGCTCTCCTCTGCATTCCCGTACGTGCTCGACACCTACATCCTGCGCCGGATCACCCCGCGCCTCTACGCGATCATCACGAGCTTCGGACCGGTCATCGCGGCGATCTTCGGTGTGCTCGTGCTCGGGGAGACCCTGTTGCTCCAGCAGCAGATCGCGATCGTCGTGGTCTGCCTGGCCGCGGGCGCCGCGATTGCGACCCAGCGCGACCGCCCGATCTCCGACCTGGAGGCGACAGCGGGCGCCATCCCGTAGTCCAAGACCGGCGCTTATATGAGCTTGACGGTTATATAAGCCGAAGGCATACTAAAGCAATGCAGACCACGGGCAGTTCGCCGACCGATACCCATGCCGGGGGTATGCAAACCGCGTTCGATGTCCTTGTCGACCCGAATCGCCGATTGATCCTTGCCGAGTTGCGGCTCGGCGTGCGCAGCACCGGCCAGCTCGCGGCGCACCTGGGCCTCAGCCAGCCCGGGACCTCCCGGCATCTGCGTACCCTGCGCGAGGCGGGCTTCGTCACCGTGGAGCCCCGCGCCCAGCAACGCATCTACTCGCTCGCATCCACCGCGTTCGACGACCTCGACGACTGGCTGCAGGGGTGTCGCCCGGCTGCCGCAGCGCGGAGCGACCAGCCTGTCGAGTCTGCGTCCCTGCGGGCCGAAGCTGATGCCGACCCGAGCGACCTGCAGTCCACCCCACGGCTCTCCGCGGGCCGGACCGCTCCTTCGGGACCAGCGAAGTCCCCGAAGTCCCCGAAGTCCCCGAAGTCCCCGAAGTCCCCGAAGTCCCACAAGAAATCCGCCAAGTCGAAGGCAGGGAAGTCCCGGAAGTCGGCACAGTCGGGCGGTTCGCGGAAGTCCTGAGCCCGCACCGGTCCGGCGCGCCCTCGCGCGCCAATTCCGCCGTTGCGCGCCGTGCACGCCTGGCGCGGAGCGGCGGAAAAGGCGCGCGAAGCAGGAACGCGCGGCGACGTCGGTCCCCGGACGCCGAACGCGGCGCCGCTACTCGACGATGATGCCCAGGTGACCGGCCATGATCGGAGCGAGGAGGCTGAGCTGGGAGTCGTCGATCGTGGCGCCACGGAGGCCCTCGAGACCACGGATGACGCTGAAATCGCTTCCGCGCAGGTCGACGTCCTTGAGCGTGGCCCTCGTCACGTCGAGAGTGCCGATCCGGCAGTCCCGGAGCTCGAGGCGCTGCACAGTCGCGCTGCCGAGGTCGAGCTCCTCGATGATGCAATTGCTCAGCAGGACATCGTGCAGCTGGGCATTCCGCAAATTGACGAAGTCGAGCTTGCTGCCGTCGAATTGCACGGATCGGAGGCTCGACTCGTAGAGCTCGACCGAGCCGAGGCGGGAGTGCTCGACACGCACGTCGCGCCAGACCGAGCGGGGTGCGCTGAAGACGGCGGCGTGCAGTTCGCCCGCGACGCACTCCGACAGGGTTGCGCCGCGCAGTTTTGCATCGTTCAGCGAGACCGTGTGGAATTCGCACTCGCGCAAGGCGACCCCGGTCAGGTCCCGTCCGTCGATGTCGCAATCGCTGAAACGCTGCGCTTCGACGTCGGCGCCAGAGACGAGTTCTGAGCCATCGGCATCCGTGAGGTCGTCGAGGCGGATCGGGTCGAGAAGTGGAGGTTTGGTGCCGGAGCGGGCGCGCGCCACGCTCAGCCCTGCGTCGTGGGTACGGCGGAGACGGGCTCTGCGGAGACGGGCTCGAGCACGAAGACGGGGATGATCCGTTTGGTCTTGACCTGGTATTCGGCATAGTCGGGGTACGCCGCTACGGCGCGCTCCCACCACGCGGCGCGTTCGTCGCCTGTGACCTCACGGGCGACCATGTCCCATGTCCGGGTGCCGTCCTGCAGCTCGACCTCGGGGTGGGCGACCACGTTGGCGTACCAGACCGGGTTGCGCGGTGCGCCGCCGAGCGAGGCTATGGCCGCGTAGCAGCCATTGTGCTCGACGCGCATCAGCGGGGCCTTGCGGATCTTGCCGGATTTCGCACCGAGCGTGGTCAGCACGATGACGGGCATGCCGCGCATCGTGGTGCCCTGCTGGCCGCCGGAGCTCTCGTAGAGGGCGACCTGGTCGCGGACCCACTGCTGTGGGCTGGGTGCATATTCTCCGATGAGGGGCATGACACCATTAAACGTCACTCCAGTGGGGAGCATTCCGCATCGGTCATTCTCGGCCGGGCACCGTTCCGGGGGTCCCGGAGGCGGGTCCGGGATTACTTCCGGGCAGGGGACGGCGGGGAATGTAGCGCGGAATGTATCGGCCGAGCAACACGGCGCCGATCAGCCCGAAGGCGCCCATCACGCCGCTCGCGAGGGAGATCGACACGATCGTGAGCCCGGCGACCGCGACAGGGGCGACGGCGCTGCCGAAGTCGCCGGTGAACCGCCACGCCCCGAGGAACGGTGCCGGGTTGTCCTTGGGGGCCAGGTCGGCGCCGAGAGTCATCAGGATTCCGCTGCCGATCCCGTTCGCGACCGACAGGAACATCGCGACACCGATGAGCCACTGCACGTTGGTGGACAGGTCATGCGTGAACGCGAGGACGAGGAGGCCGAGGCCGAGACCGATCATGGAGGGGAGCGCGCTCCACATGCGACCGTACCGGTCCATGATCTGGCCGCTCGCGTAGAACAGGGCGAAGTCGATGCCGCCGGCGATGCCGATGATGAGCGCGATGTCCGGCTCGCTGATGCCGATGCTGACGGCCCAGAGCGGGATGAGGACGGCGCGCGCCGACCGCATCGCGCCGACGAGGCCCGCGCCGGTGCCGAGGCGGATGAGGACACCGCGGAAGCTCCAGATGGTCTGGAACAGGCCTTGGCTTTCCTCCTCTGCGAGTTCCTGGCCGGCCGGGCGCACGGTTCCATCAGGGGCCGTCGCGAGTTCGGGAGTGCCGAAGGTGCTCGCGGGGTCCGGCAGCAGCAGGAGTACGAGGGCAGCGCCAAGGCACGCGACGACGAACACCCAGAACACGGCCTGGGTGCCCCCGGTGAAGCGGATGACCGCGGTCGCGATGAAGGGGCCGACGAACCAGCCGCCGCGGAAGATCCCGCCGAGGGTCGACAGCGCGCGGGCCCGGTAGGCGACCGGCACGTAGCTCGTCATGAAGGCGTGCCTGGCGAGGGAGAAGATCGCCGTCGCGAGGCCGACGACGAAGATGCCGATGCCGAGCACGAGCGGGTTCGGGGCGACCAGGCAGACGAGGACGGCGATGATCGCGAGGAACGAGGCCCAGATCATCGCGTTGCGCTCGCCGATCCGGGAGACGACCCAGCCGCTCGGAATGTCGCCGATGAGCTCGCCGACCATGATCATCGCGGCGATGAACCCCGCCATCGCGAGTGACGCCCCGAGATTGTTGGCCACGATCGGGATCAGCGGGATGATCGCACCCTCACCGACAGAGAAGAGGAAGGTCGGCAGGAAGGCGGCAAGGGCTACCGAGCGCAGGCTGAAGGGGCGTTCGGTGCTTGTCATGACTCCTCGATGCTACCCGCGTGCCCGGCCGCGGCCGGGCGGACACAAGCCGGGGTCCTGTGACGCCGGGTAGGCTGAGCAACAAATGATTGAGTTGGACATTTCGGAGCAGATCGCCGCATTGCGGGCCACCTTCGGCGACATCCGGGCCGTGATCGACATCGATCAGCTGCGCACCGACATCGCCGACCTGAACGACCAGGCCGGTGCCCCCGACCTGTGGGACGACTCGGAGCACGCCCAGAAGGTGACGAGCGACCTCAGCCACCGCCAGTCGGAGCTCGCGCGCATCGAGAGCATCGAGCACCGACTCGACGACCTCGAGGTCCTCGTCGAGATGGCCAACGACGGCGAGGGCGACGAAGAGTCCGCCGAGGAGGCTACCGCAGAGCTCGCGAGCCTGCAGAAGGTGCTCGGCGAACTCGAGGTGCACACACTCCTCAATGGCGAATTCGACGGACGACCCGCCGTGATGACCATCCGCTCGGGCGCCGGTGGCGTCGATGCCGCCGACTTCGCCGAGATGCTGATGCGGATGTACCTGCGCTGGGCCGAACAGCACGACTACCCGGTGACGGTGCTCGACGTCGGATATGCGGAAGAGGCCGGAATCAAGTCCGCGACCCTGCAGATCGATTCGCCGTACGCCTTCGGCACGCTGAGCGTCGAGGCTGGCACCCACCGGCTCGTGCGGATGAGTCCGTTCAACTCCGCGGGTAAGCGCCAGACCTCTTTCGCCGCCGTCGAGGTCGTGCCGCTCATCGAGCAGACCGAGTCGATCGAGATCCCGGACACCGACATCCGTGTGGACGTGTTCCGGTCGAGCGGACCCGGTGGCCAGTCCGTCAACACGACGGACTCCGCCGTTCGGATCACCCACCTCCCCACCGGTACGGTGGTGAGCTGCCAGAACGAGAAGAGCCAGATCCAGAACCGGGCGGCCGCCATGCGGGTGCTGCAGTCCCGGCTGTTGCTGATCCAGCGCGAGCAGGAAGCCGCGACCAAGAAGGAGTTCGCTGGCGTCATCACGGCGAGCTGGGGCGACCAGATGCGCAGCTACGTGCTCGCCCCGTACCAAATGGTCAAGGACCTCCGCACGAACTATGAGGTCAACAATCCCACCCAGGTCTTCGACGGCGACCTCGACGGTTTCATCGCCGCCGGCATCCGCTGGCGCAAGCAGGCACCGCAGGATTGAGCCCAATTCGGGGGTTCCTGCCTGTGAGGAAAAGCTTGCCGGTATGTCGAACTGGCAAAACACAGGATGCCTGCCTAGGCTCAAGGGGCCATGATCCGTTTTGACAGCATCACTAAGAAATATCCGGGAACGACCCGACCGGCCCTCGACGACATCAACGTCGAGGTTCTGCGCGGCGAGTTCGTCTTCCTCGTCGGTGCATCCGGTTCGGGTAAATCAACCTGCCTGCGGCTGATCCTCAAGGAGGACAAACCCACGAGCGGGCGCATCCACGTGCTCGGGCAGGACCTGCGGTCGATCTCGAACCGCAAAGTCCCATACTTCCGTCGCAACCTCGGAGTCGTCTTCCAGGACTTCCGGCTGCTGCCGAACAAGAGCGTCTTCGAGAACGTCGCCTTCAGCCTGCAGGTGATCGGCAAGTCGCGCGGCTTCATCCAGGAGGCCGTTCCTGACACGCTCAAGATGGTCGGACTCGCCGAGAAGGCGCTCCGGCTGCCCCACGAACTCTCCGGCGGCGAGCAGCAGCGGGTCGCGATCGCGCGGGCCATCGTCAACAAGCCACAGGTGCTTCTCGCCGACGAGCCGACCGGAAACCTCGACCCCACCACGAGCGCGGGCATCATGGCCCTGCTCGAGCGCATCAACGCGGGTGGCACGACCGTGGTCATGGCCACGCATGAGGCCGGCATCGTCGACAAGATGCAGCGCCGGGTCATCGAGCTCTCCGGCGGCAAGATCGTGCGCGACGAACGCCAGGGCGGCTACGCGACCGCTGGCATCCCGATCATTCCGCTCGGAGCGGGGCTGCACCGGAAGCCGGCCATCGACCCGCAGCACACCGTGTCAGCACTCGCGCCGAGCGCACTGCCGTCGGTGTTCGCCCCTGCGAACCCTGCTAACCCGGCGAACCAGGCGAACCCGATGGCCCCGGCCACTCCTGCCCTCACCCACCCCTCCGCACCCGTGCCCGCGCCGCTTGCGCCCCCGGCCGTTCCCGTTCCTGCTGCACCCGTCACGCCTGTCGTCATCGTCCCCGACGACCCGGCTCGTGCGGGCGCCCTCGCCGAGACGGGCGCAGACGCTGCGGCCACGGCCACGGCCACGCCGCTCGCCGCCATTCCGCAGCCGTTCGGCGAGCAGGCCATGGCCATTGCCTCAGATTCCGGCATGCCCCTGCCGCTGACCTCGGCGATCTTCCTGCCCGGCCGCGATTCCCAGGCGGATGCCGCGACGACCCCAACGGGGACCGGTGCAGACGATTTCCCGTCCGATGCGGGTGCTGCCGAGCAACCGAAGTACATGTCGCGTCCGATGGCACCTACCCAGGACGACGTTCTCGACCAGCTCACCCTGGCCGAGAGGCTGGGGCTTCGTGCTCCCGGCGAAAAACCAGACCAAACCGGCGAACAGAATGTGGGACCCACCCGATGAGACTCGGACTGGTGCTCTCCGAAGCCGCCAACGGCCTGCGTCGCAATGCCTCGATGGTTGTCTCTGTCGTGCTCGTGACCTTCATCTCGCTGACCTTCGTCGGCGCTGCGATCCTGATGCAGATGCAGATCGGCCAGATGAAGAATTTCTGGTACGACCGCGCCCAGGTCGGAATCTACATGTGCACCGCGATCTCGCCGGGGGAGACCTGCACCGGGGGAGAGGCGAGCCAGGGTCAGATCGACGCCGTCAAGGCCCAGCTCGAGTCGCCGACGCTCTCGCCGTTCGTGGACAAGTACTACTTCGAGACGCATGAGCAGGCCTTCGAGAACTTCAAGAAGCAGTTCGCCGGCAACCCGGTCGCCGACTATGTGACTCCCGAGCAACTGAACCAGACCTTCTGGGTGAACCTCAAGGACCCGTCCCAATCGGATGTGCTCGTGGAGAGCCTGTCCGGCGTGGCCGGGGTCGAGAACGTCGCGGACCAGCGCAAGTACCTCGACCAGATCTTCTCCGTACTCAATGCGGCGAGTTACACGGCGATCGGTATCGCCTCGCTCATGCTCGTGGCTGCAGCGTTGCTGATCGCAACCACCATCCGGCTGTCGGCCTTCTCGAGGCGGCGTGAGCTCGGCATCATGAGACTCGTCGGTGCGTCGAACCGGTTCATCCAGACGCCGTTCATCCTCGAGGGCGTCTTCGCCGCGCTCCTCGGTTCGCTTTTGGCGGGCGGTGCGGTCCTTGCCCTCGTGCAATGGTTCGTGCAGGGCTTCCTCGGTTCCCGGCTCACGGGCTTCTCGCTCGTGGGCATGCAGGATGCGCTCCTCGTCGTGCCGATCTTGCTGGTGGTCGGCGCGGTACTCGCGGCGTTCTCTGCGAATTTCGCCATCACCCGATACCTGAAGGTCTAGCCGTTCGTCCGAGCGGCTCGAGGCCGAGCGCTAGACTGGTGGGCTGGCCGGTACCGGCCTGCCCACCCACTGACGCTGAGGAGTAACCCGTGCCCAGGGAAATCGGCGAAAAGGTCGTCTCGACCAATCGCAAGGCACGCCACGACTACCTCATCGAGGAGACGTACGAGGCCGGAATGGTCCTGAGCGGAACCGAGGTGAAGTCGCTGCGCGCCGGCCGCGCCTCGCTCGTCGACGGCTACGCCTTCATCGAAGGCGGCGAAGCCTGGCTCGACGCCGTGCACATTCAGGAGTACATGGCCGGCACCTGGACGAACCACCCGCCGCGGCGCAAGCGCAAACTGCTGCTGCACAAGCAGGAGATCGTCAAGATCAGCCACAAGACCAAAGAGGGCGGCTACACGCTCGTCCCTCTGCGGATCTACTTCAGCAACGGCAAGGCCAAGGTTGAGATCGCCGTCGCCAAGGGCAAGAAGGAATACGACAAGCGCCAGACGCTCCGTGAGCGCCAGGACAAGCGCGAGTCCGACCGCGCGATGTCCGCGCGCAAGCACCTCGGCGACTGATACCCGGTTGAATCACCCACCGGTCGGGCGAGCGGGCGACGGCACCCGCAGGCGCCGATGCGGCGTATGCGGGGCGTTACGATGAGGCGATGAGTACAGCCGACGCGGAATACAACGCCTTCGGCCCCTGGGTGGACGCGGTGCGGACTCTGGATGAGGTCCCGCGGCTGTTTCGCGACTTCGGTTGCGATCCCACGTCCGAACGGCTCGTGCTCAAGGTGCCGCGGAACATCCCCCGCCGGGACGCGGATCCGACTATGGATCTCTACGACCACCTGATCATCGCGGGGAGCGACGCCCTCACCGTGCTGAGCAGGACCGGTTCGGCATACGCCGGCTCGACGCTGCCCTATGACGCCGTCGTTGCCATCGAGGACAGCGTCGACCTCGCCGACGGGCGCCTGCGGGTGCATCCCCGGGACGGCGCCGTGCTCCAGGTCGGCTACAACGGCTCCTCGCGCGAGGTCGTCAGCGGATTCGTCGACCTGCTCCGTGACATGTCGCTCGGTTCGAAAGTGTCGTTCGGCTCACACGACGCCGCAACGGCCGCGGCTTCGATGCTGACTTTCCCGGTCGGCCCCGCCATCGACCGGCGGCCCAATGCCGTCCTGAACTCTGCCGCGTTCCGGGCAACCGACGCGGACCTGATGGCGGACTGGACGAATCTTCGGGATCGCGAGCCCGAACTCCACCTCTACGCCGCGCATCCGCGTGAGCGGGTTCGGGCGACCGGCGACTTCATGGCCCGGGTGCTGAACCTGTTCCGTCCGACTGTGCTGCACGGCGCCATCGTCTGCGGGACCGACGCGGAGGTTCAAGTGCTGTCTCGTTGCGACTGGTTCGGTCTGGCCGATCGGTCCGAATTGTCGAGCTCCCGACTGATCGTGTTCCTGGCGCGGTTGGAGTCGGTCACCGTACAGCGGCATCCGCGTTACGCCGAGGCGAGTATCGTCACGGTCCGGTCGGGTGCTGCGCGCATCGACGTGATCGTTCCCGGCGACTCCGAGGCCGAGCGCGTCCTGCTGGCCGTCGCCCCGCATTCCGGCAGAAGTGTTGTAGACTGAAGGGCTGCACGATCAGTTCGAAAAGAGCGAGTGCAGTCTTGACAACTCAACAGCGTGTGACAGGACCCACTCATTCCGCCGCAAGTCGGTGGCGCCGAACAATGGCGACGAGTGCGCATGGGGATGATCGGTTTCGACATTGCCTGCGCAAATGTGAGAAGCGGGTCGAGGATGCAGGGTTAACTCGTTAACGCTCCCTGCAAAACAATAAGTGCCAAAACAAACCGCACTGACTCTGCTTCTGCTTACGCCCTCGCGGCCTAAGTAAAGCAACTAGAGAGTCCGTCAGGCCGGGAATGCTCTCTACCCGGACCCTGACGTCATTTAGAGAGATTGCTCCTACTCTGAGCCGCGGGGTGTAGGGGGACTTAAACGAGGGCTGGGCTCGTCGGATTAGCTGACAGTGGCAAATTCCGGAGCCGAGTAGAACGACTTCACTGGATACACCCGTAGAAGGCATATGACCACAGCAGTGGACGGGGGTTCAATTCCCCCCATCTCCACCATCGGCTCCTGTCACACGCTCTTGAGTCCTTGAGTCCTTGAGTCCTTGAGTCCTTGAGTCCTTGAGTCCTTGAGTCCTCGAGTCCTCGAGTCTCCGACCCTCGGTCTTGAGCCCGTGGGTCGAATCACCATAGTGTGATTCCCTACGACCACGACTTCAGGAGATGACATGTCCCTCGTCCGCGTGCACAACTTCTCGGTCTCCCTTGACGGCTTCGGCACCGGCGAAGGCCAGCAACTCGACGCTCCTTTCGGCCACGCAGGCTCCCGGCTCATGGAGTGGGCGATCGCGACACGCACCTTCCGCGAGATGGGCCTTCACGGGGAGTCTGTGGCATCATTCGGCGTCGACGATGCGTTCGCCAGCGCCTGGGGCCCCGGGATCGGCGTGGAGATCATGGGGCGCAACAAGTTCGGCCCGGTGCGTGGTCCCTGGGAGGACGAAGAGTGGCAGGGATGGTGGGGCGACAACCCTGTGTTCCACACCCCCGTGGTCGTGCTGACGCACCATCCCCGGCCGGTGCTCGTGATGGACGGCGGAACAACCTTCCACTTCGTTGATGCCGACCCCCTCTCGGCGCTCGAACAGGCCCGCGCCCTTGCCGGCGACCGCCACGTCCGGGTCGGTGGCGGCGTCAGCACGGTTCGGCAGTTCCTCGAGGCCGATCTGATCGACCACATGCACATCGTCCTGGTACCGATCGTCCTGGGCCGGGGCGAACGGCTGTGGGACGAACTCGAAGGGCTCGAGCAACGCTTTGATATCGAGGCGACCCCTTCTCCGTCCGGAGTCGTCCATCTGGTCTTCACCCGTCACACGGCTCGGTAGTCCGCCGCGCGCTTTCGGGGCATGATGACCTCGGACGAGGAGTCTGATGGCCGACACCGGACTGCGGAAATGGGCGCCAGGGGTCGCTACAGTGCTGAGCTATCGGCGCACCTGGCTGCTGCCCGATCTGCGCGCAGGGGCGATCCTGACCGCCCTGCTCATCCCGGTCGGCATCGGCTATGCCGAGGTCGCCGGTCTTCCGCCCGTGACAGGACTGTTCGCCACGATCGTTCCTCTTCTCGTCTACGCCGTCGTCGGGCCGTCCCGGATCCTGGTGCTCGCTCCCGACTCGGCTCTCGCGCCGATCATCGCCGCGGCCATCCTGCCGCTCGCGGCCGGGGACAGCGCCCGCGCCGTTACCCTGGCCGGGCTCCTGGGAATCATGGTCGGTGCGGCACTCATCGTGGGCGGATTCCTACGCCTCGGATTCGTCACCGACCTGCTTTCCAAGCCGCTCCGGGTCGGCTACCTCAACGCGCTCGCGGTAATCGTCATCCTGTCGCAGATCCCGTCGCTCCTCGGATTCGCTCTCTCCTCTGCGTCACCGCTGGGAGATGCGATCGCCATCGTCACGGGCATCGTCGGCGGTAGGGTGAACCCGACCGCGGTGCTGTTCGGAATCGGCTCACTGGGTGTCATCGTCGTCCTGGTCTGGACGAAGAGCCGGATCCCAGGGATCCTCGTCGCGGTCGCGGCCTCGATGGTACTGACGTACGCCCTCGGCCTCCACGCCGACATCCCCGTCGTCGGCGCTCTCCCCGCCGGCCTCCCGGCACCCGCCCTCACCGGCCTGCACTGGGCGGATGTCGTCGGTCTGGCACTTCCCGCGCTCGGGATGGCGCTCATCGCTTTCGCGGACACCGCCGTGCTCTCCCGCACCATCGCCGCGCGCCGCGGAGACACTGTCGACGGCAACCAGGAAATGGCGGCGGTCGGCGCCTCGAACCTGTTCGCCGGCCTGTTCGGCGGGTTCCCCATCTCGGCGTCGTCGTCGCGCACTGCCGCCGCTGAGAGCGCCGGGGCGCGCTCTCAACTCGCCGGAGTGGCCGGGGCTGTCTTCCTCGTCCTGTTCATGCTGCTCGGGCCCGGCCTCACGGACTTCCTGCCCTCTGCCACGATCGCGGCCGTCGTCATGGTCGCTGCGGCGGGACTGGTCGACATAAGGGGGTTCGTCGCCCTCGTGAGGATGAGCAAGACCGATGCCGTGTTGTCCGTCGCGGCCTTCCTCGGCGTGCTCGTCGCCGGAGTGATCGCAGGGATCATCGTCGCGGTCGTTCTGTCCCTTGGCGAGTTCATCGGCCATGCCTGGCGGCCGTACCGCGCGGAGCTGGGTCGCATTCATGGCCTCCGGGGCTACCACGACCTGTCACGGCACCCGGAAGGCGAGCGCCTGCCTGGCATCGTCATCGTTCGTTTCGACGCACCGCTTTTCTTCGCCAATGGCGGGATCTTCGACGACTACGTTCGGGCGACCGTCAGCGCCGCCGGCACCGACGTGCGCACCGTGATCCTGGCCGCGGAACCGATCACCGATATCGACACCACCGCCATCGACGAACTGCTCGAACTCGACGAGTTCCTGAAGAAGCGCGGCGCCACCCTCGTATTCGCGGAGATGAAGGGTCCCGTGAAAGACGTGCTACGTCGATACGGCCTCGGCAAACGGTTCCCGCCCGAACGATTCGCCGACACCGTCGGCGCCGCCGTCGACGCGGCGACCGGCACGCTGCGGGGCGACCTCGACGACACGCAGTGGGACCGTGACGCCTGACGTCGTGATATCAATTCATCAGCGGCGGGCCTGGGCGAGGGTTCCGGTCACGGGGCCGGCGGGGTCGTCTATGAGGCACGAGACCAGGTGGCTGCCGGAAATCGTCCAGCCGTCCTCCGGCGGAACGAAGTAGTTGTAATCGAGCTGGGAGCCGTCGTAGGCACTGCCGGTGAAGGCCTCGAATCGGGTTCCGCAGCCGCCTTCGGCCGCCGCGACGACAGCGTCTTCGCCGGGATACGACTCCATCGGCAGGTCGAAGCCCGCGTAGACCTCGAAGGCGTGCACTTCGGTGCACGGCACCAGCGTGACGCCGACAGCGGATGCCACATCGGTGTCCCCGAAGTTGTCGAGGCAGTCCCCGACCACGAGCTTCGACACCTGGATCGGCACGGCCATGGCTGATGCGGCAAGCGAGGCGGCCCCGTCACTGGCCGAGGGGGCGAGATGGGCGACGGAGGAGCATCCGCTCACCGCCAGCAACAGGCCGAG
This genomic window contains:
- the ftsE gene encoding cell division ATP-binding protein FtsE, producing MIRFDSITKKYPGTTRPALDDINVEVLRGEFVFLVGASGSGKSTCLRLILKEDKPTSGRIHVLGQDLRSISNRKVPYFRRNLGVVFQDFRLLPNKSVFENVAFSLQVIGKSRGFIQEAVPDTLKMVGLAEKALRLPHELSGGEQQRVAIARAIVNKPQVLLADEPTGNLDPTTSAGIMALLERINAGGTTVVMATHEAGIVDKMQRRVIELSGGKIVRDERQGGYATAGIPIIPLGAGLHRKPAIDPQHTVSALAPSALPSVFAPANPANPANQANPMAPATPALTHPSAPVPAPLAPPAVPVPAAPVTPVVIVPDDPARAGALAETGADAAATATATPLAAIPQPFGEQAMAIASDSGMPLPLTSAIFLPGRDSQADAATTPTGTGADDFPSDAGAAEQPKYMSRPMAPTQDDVLDQLTLAERLGLRAPGEKPDQTGEQNVGPTR
- a CDS encoding dihydrofolate reductase family protein, whose protein sequence is MSLVRVHNFSVSLDGFGTGEGQQLDAPFGHAGSRLMEWAIATRTFREMGLHGESVASFGVDDAFASAWGPGIGVEIMGRNKFGPVRGPWEDEEWQGWWGDNPVFHTPVVVLTHHPRPVLVMDGGTTFHFVDADPLSALEQARALAGDRHVRVGGGVSTVRQFLEADLIDHMHIVLVPIVLGRGERLWDELEGLEQRFDIEATPSPSGVVHLVFTRHTAR
- the ftsX gene encoding permease-like cell division protein FtsX; the protein is MRLGLVLSEAANGLRRNASMVVSVVLVTFISLTFVGAAILMQMQIGQMKNFWYDRAQVGIYMCTAISPGETCTGGEASQGQIDAVKAQLESPTLSPFVDKYYFETHEQAFENFKKQFAGNPVADYVTPEQLNQTFWVNLKDPSQSDVLVESLSGVAGVENVADQRKYLDQIFSVLNAASYTAIGIASLMLVAAALLIATTIRLSAFSRRRELGIMRLVGASNRFIQTPFILEGVFAALLGSLLAGGAVLALVQWFVQGFLGSRLTGFSLVGMQDALLVVPILLVVGAVLAAFSANFAITRYLKV
- the smpB gene encoding SsrA-binding protein SmpB, which encodes MPREIGEKVVSTNRKARHDYLIEETYEAGMVLSGTEVKSLRAGRASLVDGYAFIEGGEAWLDAVHIQEYMAGTWTNHPPRRKRKLLLHKQEIVKISHKTKEGGYTLVPLRIYFSNGKAKVEIAVAKGKKEYDKRQTLRERQDKRESDRAMSARKHLGD
- the prfB gene encoding peptide chain release factor 2, producing MIELDISEQIAALRATFGDIRAVIDIDQLRTDIADLNDQAGAPDLWDDSEHAQKVTSDLSHRQSELARIESIEHRLDDLEVLVEMANDGEGDEESAEEATAELASLQKVLGELEVHTLLNGEFDGRPAVMTIRSGAGGVDAADFAEMLMRMYLRWAEQHDYPVTVLDVGYAEEAGIKSATLQIDSPYAFGTLSVEAGTHRLVRMSPFNSAGKRQTSFAAVEVVPLIEQTESIEIPDTDIRVDVFRSSGPGGQSVNTTDSAVRITHLPTGTVVSCQNEKSQIQNRAAAMRVLQSRLLLIQREQEAATKKEFAGVITASWGDQMRSYVLAPYQMVKDLRTNYEVNNPTQVFDGDLDGFIAAGIRWRKQAPQD